A region of Cucumis melo cultivar AY chromosome 2, USDA_Cmelo_AY_1.0, whole genome shotgun sequence DNA encodes the following proteins:
- the LOC103502386 gene encoding FKBP12-interacting protein of 37 kDa — protein MASHAHLDDDDDFGGDFNGTHNNRQSGNKRGFGDLEDDEDDFFGSKKANSKVEETAPGVATRMILSLRESLETCEDTLATCRTELETAKSEIQKWISSFQNENFIPSGTSPEPKYVVNYLQSLKSSEESLRDQLEKAKKKEAAFIVTLAKREQEIAELKAAVRDLKAQLKPPSMQARRLLLDPAIHEEFTRLKNLVEEKDKKVKELQDNIAAVSFTPSSKMGKMLMAKCRTLQEENEEIGNQAAEGKMHELGMKLASQKAQNTELRIQYEALQNHMEGLTNDVERSNELVIVLQEKLAEKEREIQTLRETLQQQPKSPIVEDKAVSPPTENPQLPKDEMIISADAEC, from the exons ATGGCGTCGCACGCTCATCTCGACGAT GACGATGATTTTGGAGGCGATTTTAATGGAACGCATAACAATAGGCAGTCAG GGAATAAGAGAGGTTTTGGCGATCTCGAAGACGATGAGGACGACTTCTTTGGCTCCAAAAAG GCTAACTCTAAAGTGGAAGAAACTGCTCCAGGTGTAGCGACAAGAATGATTCTGTCTCTTCGTGAGAG TCTTGAAACCTGCGAGGATACACTTGCTACATGCCGG ACAGAGCTTGAAACTGCTAAGTCTGAGATTCAGAAGTGGATTTCTTCATTCCAGAATGAGAATTTCATTCCTTCTGGAACTTCCCCTG AACCTAAATATGTGGTCAATTATCTTCAATCACTGAAGTCCTCAGAGGAGTCTCTAAGAGACCAG CTAGAAAAGgcaaagaagaaagaagctGCTTTTATTGTCACGCTTGCAAAACGGGAGCAGGAGATTGCAGAGTTGAAG GCTGCAGTACGGGACTTGAAAGCACAGCTGAAGCCACCATCAATGCAG GCAAGGAGATTATTGTTAGATCCTGCAATTCATGAAGAGTTTACTCGTCTGAAG AATTTGGTTGAAGAGAAAGACAAAAAAGTGAAGGAGCTGCAAGATAACATTGCCGCAGTCAGCTTTACTCCATCGAGCAAAATGGGTAAAATGTTGATGGCTAAATGCAGGACCCTGCAAGAGGAAAATGAGGAGATAGGAAATCAAGCTGCTGAAGGAAAG ATGCATGAGTTGGGAATGAAGTTGGCGTCGCAGAAAGCTCAAAATACAGAACTTAGAATTCAGTACGAAG CCTTGCAGAACCATATGGAAGGGCTGACAAATGACGTTGAGAGATCAAACGAATTG GTTATTGTTTTGCAAGAGAAACTAGCAGAGAAGGAACGCGAGATTCAAACATTGAGGGAAACTTTACAACAACAGCCGAAGAGCCCAATAGTTGAGGATAAGGCTGTTTCCCCACCCACCGAGAATCCCCAGCTGCCCAAAGACGAGATGATCATTTCCGCCGATGCTGAATGCTGA